From Ammospiza caudacuta isolate bAmmCau1 chromosome 15, bAmmCau1.pri, whole genome shotgun sequence, a single genomic window includes:
- the ASXL1 gene encoding polycomb group protein ASXL1 yields the protein MKEMKQRRKKERTWAEAARLVLENYSDAPMTPKQILQVIEAEGLKEMSGTSPLACLNAMLHSNSRGGDGLFYKLPGRISLFTLKKDALQWSRNLSVPEGEELEDTADAESCGSNEASTVSGDNDVSLDETSSNASCSTESQSKGPATRESYRTASQTTKQKKKTGVMLPRVVLTPLKVNGAHMESASGFTGRHADGESSSTSSSSSSSLALCKTSLRSRTEINRDPPQLLRGIRKPTAGQMKRNRGEDIDFETPGSILVNTNLRALINSRTFNALPSHFQQQLLYLLPEVDRQVGADGLMRLSGSALNNEFFTHAAQSWRERLADGEFTHEMQVRIRQEMEKEKRVEQWKEKFFEDYYGQKLGLTQEESQAQNSVQEDAENRTELSVKGEARLPRGPATRQRDGRFRKRSRADLRCRARRSLYRLREPEHTETPKEPAPVGPDPSLHKEPKPETDLKKDDLTSSSAAGLKAECTELHLSPETSKSNSKSEDPSLAATSRIPSLPQENSAQESKEQKRKSFDEAASASFPEKKPRLEDRQSFRNTIESVHPEKPQPTKEEPKVPPIRIQLSRIKPPWVVKGQPTYQICPRIIPSTEPSGRGRPGARTLADIKARALQARAQREAATAAIGGGGGPGGGRGSEEGGGGGESSGRSQHRRSKRAHGKRASDLQRAQLQLSVHLSEGKADSKRAAQEASVNSCLSATQDHSSSKSERSSVPGCATGSGDTQPGDGSPRTPFCGSLTVSSLDSATPERQEESPEQFLHGPRTELPSCAASQESTKLGCVVPVVTSGSCSGGQGAGVSATGHRAVVELGDVGAPTVQLDCPSDVKQNSSSCPFPPELSSGVSERHDPEKVSGFRYNNCHTFLEKGVADNTSKTVTVGVKKAIPAVCDTAELQAGKGSDGKLSNEEQKAEALLQPSVHGDIISQNRIDTSEKLLQPRERCPRTEPENTHQPLEETQELKRSGDEEIQSTHSETTDTASDWEGDMADENVEVEMCFRSVSCREVAGKGSSCHSSSEKRNGIRSKLSVETESPACSGDLVAPPPQRWGPQKTERPASSARPVSSIETNNPLVMQLLKGKLPLEEVLPVSHVNIKLEIAQPVLQKQSESLSLQLDRGNGHYFGKDSSPGVGIKMSAQSRSDDVRSVRSSKDPQEKTCGSGAALPGVEDQAVPEKHSKVGATLSCQDQLANVASTSLKSEDGDPRERTFSSCSFEEQKELPKVHRMPQHNPLPSVTAGKSPEKLNASTGPQFLSPGVTSLGPNQTGGALVNKNYSGVQGKKLFGSGFPSSPSVRLHHSRALEHSSAMETLSPGKQIALDKGCALGEGIPAAREEWTSKQHSSTAGGIRSEKVLVCGSPAKSNAENQGDVAQQPTELAEHTQKEPLVMDWPFFKFSRDPGKGQCHPLEPSSIPSQLNIKQAFYGKLSKLQLNSTSFNYSSNTPAFPRGLAGSVVQLTHKANFAASRNTALAVQMFADSSSVDEISFQCSCSLKAMIMCKGCGAFCHDDCIGPSKLCVLCLVVR from the exons tgGCACATCTCCCCTGGCCTGCCTCAACGCCATGCTCCACTCCAATTCCAGGGGAGGTGATGGGCTCTTCTACAAACTGCCTGGACGCATCAGCCTTTTCACACTCAAG AAAGATGCCTTGCAGTGGTCCCGGAACCTGTCAGTGCCAGAaggggaggagctggaggacaCAGCAGATGCAGAAAGCTGTGGGTCCAATGAAGCCAGCACTGTGAGTGGTGACAATGATG TGTCTCTTGATGAAACTTCTTCTAACGCCTCATGTTCCACCGAATCTCAGAGCAAGGGACCTGCTACCAGGGAGAGCTACAGAACTGCTTCCCAG ACaaccaaacagaagaaaaagacagGTGTGATGCTGCCACGGGTGGTGTTAACACCACTGAAAGTAAATGGGGCACACATGGAGTCTGCCTCAG GCTTCACAGGAAGGCACGCTgatggggagagcagcagcacatccagcagcagcagcagctccttggccCTGTGCAAAACCAGCCTGCGCAGTAGGACAGAGATCAACAGGGATCCTCCACAGCTGCTCAGGGGCATCCGAAAGCCCACGGCTG GGCAAATGAAACGGAACAGGGGTGAGGATATTGACTTTGAAACCCCAGGCTCCATCCTTGTCAACACAAACCTGCGAGCGCTGATCAACTCCAGGACCTTTAACGCGCTTCCATCacacttccagcagcagctgctttacCTCCTGCCTGAAGTCGATAGACAG GTGGGGGCTGACGGGCTGATGCGCCTCAGTGGCAGCGCTCTGAACAACGAGTTCTTCACCCAcgctgcacagagctggagggAACGGCTCGCTGATG GTGAATTTACCCATGAGATGCAAGTTCGAATCCggcaggagatggagaaggaaaagagagtgGAGCAATGGAAAGAGAAGTTCTTCGAGGACTACTATGGGCAAAA GTTGGGCCTGACCCAGGAAGAATCCCAGGCGCAGAATTCAGTGCAGGAGGACGCTGAGAACAGGACAGAGCTGTCTGTTAAAGGAGAAGCGAGGCTGCCGCGCGGGCCGGCCACGCGCCAGAGGGACGGGCGCTTCCGGAAACGCTCCCGGGCCGACCTGCGCTGCCGGGCCAGGAGGAGCCTGTACAGACTGAGGGAGCCTGAGCACACGGAGACTCCCAAAGAGCCTGCTCCCGTGGGGCCAGATCCCTCACTTCATAAAGAGCCAAAGCCTGAGACAGACCTGAAGAAAGATGATCTGaccagctcctcagctgcaggATTGAAGGCAGAGTGTACTGAACTGCACCTCTCTCCAGAGACTTCCAAATCAAACAGCAAATCTGAAGATCCATCATTGGCAGCTACCAGCAGAATTCCCAGTTTGCCCCAGGAGAACTCTGCTCAGGAGTCCAAGGAGCAGAAGAGGAAAAGCTTTGATGAGGCTGCCTCTGCGTCCTTCCCCGAAAAGAAGCCCCGGCTTGAAGATCGTCAGTCCTTTCGTAACACAATTGAAAGTGTTCACCCAGAAAAGCCACAGCCTACTAAAGAGGAGCCCAAAGTCCCACCCATCCGG attCAACTTTCACGTATTAAACCACCCTGGGTGGTTAAAGGTCAGCCCACTTACCAGATCTGCCCCCGGATCATCCCCAGCACGGAGCCCTCCggccggggccggcccggggccCGCACCCTCGCAGACATTAAGGCCCGTGCTCTGCAAGCCCGAGCCCAGCGCGAGGCTGCCACCGCCGCCATCGGAGGAGGGGGTGGCCCTGGTGGGGGGAGAGGCTCCGAGGAAGGAGGCGGTGGAGGAGAATCCAGCGGCCgttcccagcacaggagatCCAAGAGAGCTCATGGAAAACGTGCGTCAGATCTACAGCGAGCACAACTACAGCTGTCTGTTCATCTGAGCGAAGGGAAGGCTGACTCCAAAAGGGCTGCTCAGGAAGCCAGCGTGAattcctgcctctctgccacacaagaTCACTCTTCCTCAAAAAGCGAAAGGAGCAGCGTtccaggctgtgccacagggTCAGGGGACACTCAGCCTGGTGATGGGTCACCCAGGACACCGTTCTGTGGTTCTCTGACTGTGTCATCCTTGGACAGTGCAACTCctgagaggcaggaggagagtCCTGAGCAGTTCCTCCATGGCCCAAGGACCGAGCTCCCATCTTGTGCTGCATCACAGGAGAGCACAAAGCTGGGATGTGTGGTTCCTGTGGTGACCAGTGGGTCGTGTTCTGgggggcagggagctggggtcAGTGCCACAGGACACAGGGCTGTGGTGGAACTTGGAGATGTTGGTGCTCCCACCGTACAGCTGGATTGTCCTTCTGATGTAAAGCAAAATTCCTCCAGTTGTCCTTTTCCACCAGAATTGTCATCGGGTGTCTCAGAACGCCATGATCCAGAGAAGGTGTCTGGTTTTAGATATAACAACTGCCACACATTTCTGGAAAAAGGTGTTGCTGATAATACCTCCAAAACAGTGACTGTTGGAGTGAAGAAAGCGATCCCTGCagtgtgtgacactgcagagctgcaggcagggaaaggcagtGATGGCAAACTGAGTAATGAGGAACAAAAGGcagaggctctgctgcagccctctGTGCATGGTGACATTATTTCTCAGAATAGGATAGATACCTCTGAAAAACTCCTGCAGCCAAGGGAGAGGTGCCCCAGAACCGAACCAGAAAATACACATCAGCCCCTGGAAGAGACTCAGGAGTTGAAGAGAAGTGGAGATGAAGAAATACAGAGTACACACAGTGAAACAACAGACACTGCTTCTGACTGGGAAGGGGACATGGCTGATGAGAATGTGGAGGTGGAGATGTGTTTCAGAAGTGTCAGCTGTAGGGAGGTGGCTGGGAAAGGCTCTTcctgtcacagcagcagtgagaaaCGCAATGGGATTAGGTCAAAATTGTCTGTGGAGACAGAGAGTCCAGCCTGTTCTGGGGACTTGGTGGCACCCCCACCTCAGAGGTGGGGACCCCAGAAAACCGAGCGTCCGGCCAGCTCTGCTCGGCCTGTGTCCTCCATCGAGACCAACAACCCTTTGGTGATGCAGCTGCTGAAGGGGAAGCTTCCACTGGAAGAAGTTCTGCCAGTGTCTCACGTCAACATCAAGCTGGAAATTGCACAACCAGTGCTGCAGAAGCAGTCAGAaagcctctccctgcagctggacagaggCAATGGTCACTATTTTGGCAAAGACTCTTCTCCAGGTGTAGGAATAAAGATGAGTGCCCAAAGCAGGAGCGATGATGTTCGCTCAGTGAGATCTTCCAAAGATCCCCAGGAAAAAACCTGTGGATCAGGAGCAGCATTACCTGGTGTAGAGGATCAGGCTGTCCCAGAAAAACATTCCAAAGTTGGTGCGACTTTAAGCTGCCAAGACCAACTGGCAAATGTGGCAAGTACCTCTCTGAAGTCTGAAGATGGGGACCCTCGggaaagaacattttcttcctgtagCTTTGAGGAGCAGAAGGAGTTGCCCAAGGTCCACCGGATGCCACAGCACAATCCGTTACCAAGTGTCACAGCAGGTAAAagcccagagaagctgaatgCCTCTACAGGGCCTCAGTTTTTGTCTCCAGGTGTAACTTCTCTTGGACCAAATCAGACAGGAGGTGCATTGGTCAATAAAAATTACAGTGGGGTTCAAGGCAAAAAGCTCTTTGGTTCTGGTTTTCCTTCCAGCCCCAGCGTGAGGCTGCATCACTCCAGGGCTTTGGAACACAGTTCAGCCATGGAAACCTTGTCCCCTGGCAAACAGATTGCCTTGGACAAGGGCTGTGCACTGGGAGAAGGAAtcccagctgccagggaggAGTGGACttcaaagcagcacagcagcaccgcGGGAGGGATCAGAAGTGAGAAGGTGCTGGTGTGTGGCAGCCCAGCCAAGAGCAATGCAGAGAACCAGGGGGATGTGGCCCAGCAGCCCACGGAACTGGCTGAGCACACACAGAAAGAGCCACTTGTCATGGACTGGCCCTTCTTTAAGTTTTCAAGGGATCCAGGAAAAGGACAGTGTCACCCTTTGGAGCCTTCATCCATCCCCTCTCAGCTCAATATCAAGCAGGCTTTTTATGGGAAGCTTTCAAAGCTGCAGCTTAATTCCACCAGCTTTAATTATTCATCCAACACTCCGGCTTTCCCCCGAGGCCTTGCTGGGAGTGTGGTGCAGCTCACCCACAAAGCGAACTTTGCTGCGAGCCGGAACACGGCCCTGGCTGTGCAGATGtttgctgacagcagcagtgttGATGAGATCTCGTTCCAGTGCTCGTGCAGCCTCAAAGCCATGATCATGTGCAAAGGCTGCGGCGCCTTCTGCCACGACGACTGTATAGGACCCTCTAAGCTCTGTGTATTGTGCCTTGTGGTGAGATAA